AGTTATAACACGATTATGACAGTCAGAAACCTTGTGAACTGGGTACAGTTTATGTTGAAGGAAATGGATATTCCGTTGTCTGTTTCGCAGATGGGCAAGATTTCCAAAGAAGAATATTTTGCAGAGATTGAGCGTATGGCAGAAGCAGCGCTGGCGGATGGATGTACAGCAACGAATCCGAGAGTGCCAAGCAAGGCAGATGTCATGAAGATTTATGAAAGTCTGTGGTAAAAACAGAGAGAATCATGTGAATAAAAGCATAAAACGAGCAGAGGAAAGTGGATAACTTTCTTTCTGCTCGTTTTATTTAGTGCTAATTTGTGTTTTACGTAAAGTAAACTGTTTTTATATTTTAACTATAAATGAGTAAGTTCGTGATTTTGCATAAAAGAAAGACACCTCGATTCCGTGTGTTGTATAATGAAAGTGCCAAAACAAACATTTGCAACATTTACGAAAGAAGGTGTCCCTCGCAAATACTATACATCATTCCTCATTCATATACAACCAGTTTAAGAAATTAAATTTATGCAAATTTTATTCAAATCGAGTGATGAACCACCTCATGAGCATCCTGATTAGCATATTTATTTCAGGATATCATGGAAAAACCACGGACTTTGCTAAAAACAGTTCCTGCCACAGAATGACGATTGCCCATTTTCTCAATTCCAGAAAATGGGATGATTCCTTACTTTCAGATACGTTAAAATGCTCTGTCATTGAGATTATTTATTCAGAAGCAGCACGCACCGGAAAGCCTGTTTTCTGTATTGTGGACGATACGATCGCTTCAAAGACAAAGCCTTCGTCACAGGCTTTACATCCGATTGAAGATGCGTATTTTCACCAATCCCATTTAAAGGGAAAACAGGATTACGGGCATCAGGCAGTTGCTGTTATGCTTTCCTGCAATGGCATTGTTCTGAACTATGCTTTTGTAATGTACAATAACTCCATTTCCAAGATTGACATTGTACAAAGCATTGCAAAGGAGCTGCCTGTTCCACCGGTAATGTCCTATTTTCTTTGTGACTGCTGGTATGTTTCTGAAAAGATAATCAATACCTTTGCACAGAGAGGGTTCCATACCATCGGTGCTTTGAAAACAAACCGTTTGCTGTATCCATCGGGAATGAAAAAGAAACTTCGTGAACTGGCCGCCGAATTGTCTGTTACACATCGTGAATTTGACCTTGTGACAGTCAAAAAACGAAACGATTATGTGTACCGGTACGAGGGAAACCTCAACGGCATAGAAAATGCGGTAGTTCTTTTGAGTTATCCGGAAAAAGCATTTGGTAATCCCAAAGCATTGCGTGCTTTCATCAGTACAAACGCAGCCCTATCTACACAGGAGATTCTTTCCTG
This window of the Mediterraneibacter gnavus ATCC 29149 genome carries:
- a CDS encoding transposase, with product MSILISIFISGYHGKTTDFAKNSSCHRMTIAHFLNSRKWDDSLLSDTLKCSVIEIIYSEAARTGKPVFCIVDDTIASKTKPSSQALHPIEDAYFHQSHLKGKQDYGHQAVAVMLSCNGIVLNYAFVMYNNSISKIDIVQSIAKELPVPPVMSYFLCDCWYVSEKIINTFAQRGFHTIGALKTNRLLYPSGMKKKLRELAAELSVTHREFDLVTVKKRNDYVYRYEGNLNGIENAVVLLSYPEKAFGNPKALRAFISTNAALSTQEILSWYVCRWPIEVFFRQCKEKLALDGYQIRSA